A window of Marinobacter sp. es.042 genomic DNA:
GAAACCGACAGAGTACCCAAGCCTGAAACTCGCCTCAGAACCGGCTCCCTCATCGGCGGAAGAAGTCTCTCCTGCGTAGCTGGCAATGTTCTGTCCAGCAATAATTTCGCGGCTAAAGCTTGGGCCTTCCCAGGCAACGCTAAAATGGTCGCCGCCTCCACCTTCTTTATGAATGATCTCAAAGTAATATCTTTTTCCAACATTAAGTTCTATCGAGCCCGAGCTCTGAGAGCTGTATTTGGAGTATTCCAAAACATTCGTCCAGCCGGTCACCTCGGCCACTTTGCTTTTCTTGGAAGGATCGGATGATGGGCTTAGCCAAAATTCGGTCTGGTCATCGCCGCTTACAAAGAATCGATAGAGACCTGTCTCAGGGGCGATAATGTACCCCCGCACAAAGCTTCCGTAATTATCTCCCCTCCCTGTTGGCCCCCTGAGCTCGCCGAGCATCTGAGTCACATCGGGGCTATCAGGAAATGCTTCATAAGACGTAAGCGCTTGGACGCTGGTGCCAGATAGGTTGTCCCATAAAAAGACCTGAACCTCTCCCAGAGTACTCGTAGAGGGGAGTGCAGCAGTAGGCGGGAGTCTGTTCGGGTCTTGAGGAGGCCAGCTCTGGCATCCTGTGATCAGCGCAACGGAACACGCCAGTGACAGTTTATGGCGAAGCATTTTGACTCTCCCTGAAAGCGTTATTCGCTGGATACCGAAAGTATTGTTTCGAGAGAACCATCTCGCCACTTGAACGAAGGAACATTTTGGAATGTGAAGGAGACGCTTAGAATGGAATCAACGCTAGTCAAACCAAGACGGTGGTATACCTTTACACTGGAAACCGTGAAAACACCTGTCTCGTGTTAAACATCAGGCGAGTCGGATTGCAAGGTGTATCGATTCACTCACGAAATCCGAAAAACTGTCAGTAAAATTTACAAATCTGCAATTAGAATTTTTTAACTAGCTGATTCATAATGTTTTTATTTCTTGGCACGCGACCTGCTTGAACATAGTCAGCATATTCAAAAGAAGTAGGTGTAAAAGGAGCAGTTCAATGAAATTGATTTCGAAGTTGCTAGCAGTCGGCTTGTTTTCAGCCAGTATTTCCTTCGCGCATGCCACACCTGTGAGTGTTTTTGACCTGAAAACCGATTCGGGTGCCGATGTTTTTAAAGCTACCGAAAAAGATGGGGCCTTCTACGACACGGGCGCTTCGTTTGCCACCCTTAACGACGTTGATGGAACAAACGATTCGGCAGGCGCTTTCCTGCTTTTTGAGTTTGCCGGATTTTCCGCGGCAAATAATTTTGGCATCTACGATATTAACGATACCAGCCAGATGCTCCAGGTGTTTTCCGGTGCAGACAGCTCCGGAGGATTGCAGGTCGAGTTCGACCTTGAGGCAGGTACTGCAAAGGTCGGCGATGCATCGGCCAAAATTGGATCTACGTTCGGTTTCTATCTGCAGCGTGGAGACACTACCTTCTACTCCGATGCCAGTATGAATGGTGGAGTAGATATGACC
This region includes:
- a CDS encoding PEP-CTERM sorting domain-containing protein produces the protein MKLISKLLAVGLFSASISFAHATPVSVFDLKTDSGADVFKATEKDGAFYDTGASFATLNDVDGTNDSAGAFLLFEFAGFSAANNFGIYDINDTSQMLQVFSGADSSGGLQVEFDLEAGTAKVGDASAKIGSTFGFYLQRGDTTFYSDASMNGGVDMTRIFDVTGSGNTAFYGSSLILGFEDLINGDFDYNDLIVGISDVQAVPEPGTLALLGLGVLGLGMARRRRSA